CGTACGACGCGTATGAGATCTACATATTTTGTACCAATATCAATAAGGATAGGATTTTTATTGAgcttataaaacttaaatcgaTAGCTTAATACTAGagttaaatactaattaactaTACTAAATGCATCATTTAAGTTTTGTGGACTGAATGCCACGTTACTGTGTTTATAGTTAACGTAAGGTGACATTGTTGCAGAAATGGCAATATCTGGGTCGATAAATCCTTTAAAGGGCACGAAATCGTCATCATCAAAATTGGCAGAATAGCTAACGCGATGTTTTGGAACAATTCTTGCTGGTGGTTCCGCGTAGCGACCTCCTACTAATACTTCATCTTCTTGGTCCGACTCAGTCGGTTTTGGTCTTCGAGTCTTGATTTTAAAATACTCTTTCTTATAAAGAGGtcttttctttctttcaaaGGGATCTTGATCCGCAAAATCTTTgctgtctttataaatattcgaaTATGAGTTCAAATTGAAATCTTCATCCGTTAAATCGAAGGTTTGGGGTCCCGCAAATGACGGAGTTTTCTTTGAATATGCAACATTATTATCAAAGTTTTGATCCGATTGAAAATTGTGCCATGAACTGAAGTCTTGGCCGAAGTTGTTGTCCAAATTGTCACTGCTCGATGTATCTGAAAAACCTGTAGGCGGAGGTAGATTTTCCGGAACAAATGGATTTATAATAGATGAATCTAAAGGAGAACCGTATGAGTCCGTAGGTGGTTCACCAAAATTTTGATTTACAGACTGATAATCCACCATCAATTCTGTAGGGGGCTCACCGAACCCTGCAGGTTCTTGTGTAAAGTATGAATTTTGTGGTGACTTTTTAGGTGGAccataaattgttttgaatttatttggtTTTGGTGGACCATATTTCAGTTTTGTTGGACGCCGTTTGTAGCTTGGTGGTCCGTATTTTGGTTTCACTGGTCCTCTGTATTTTTTAATGGGTTTTCTTGGCTTGGATCTGTATCTGTTATGAGGTGGGCCATACTTGGGCTTTGGGCTCTTATACCGTTGCTTAGATATTCTCCTATAAATAACTTTTGGCCTATGTTTGTAAATAGGTTCTATTGGaaagttatcaataaatattgccGCATCTCTTTTAGATAATCGTCGTTCTGTTTTACCGTCCGATACTTCATGTGTTCCATCCTCGCCGTTTACACAAGATGATGTTATTGTTAtctggaaatataaaaataaataattaaaactaaacgaTAATAAAGATTCATGTTATGAACCTTATGCATGATAAcgttagtttaatattaagaatattaacttCCATTGGAAGACACAAACTATtgcttttttctaataaaataatctaagctTTCACGAATTTGCATAAGCATTTATGTGTGTCATCACGATTTACATacaaaaagatttaatatttttcctcGTGCTCTTTTGACTTATATTTgcatttaagtgtttttaacTTTCTCCGATTATTATGATCACTAAGCCCCTAGGGTCTTAGGTCTGGGTGGAATACATTGAAAGAAAAGAAATTGTTTTACAATGGTAACTAGAGCCCATCAATTCGTTGCtagtgaattttaaatttttctttatcatACCATTAGATTTTTGAACAGagatatattacttatttaatagaataatccagaaatcttcaaaaattttcattaatagcCTTAAAAACGAATCAAATGAACTATAATCTATGTTTTTGATGCAGTTTTGTAAATAGGCGCTCATTACATACGTCTAATTTGAAGTACGGACTCTACAATTGTAACAGTATTGTCGTGTAATCAATTCACACTTTCCTTCGCTTTCGTAAGTGAAAACAGACGAAGTAGCAATTCGGtccaaaaatgattttaaaaagaaaaatcatttgACTTTGCATGTATTAAGTACTACCTTAAAATGCGCAGCTGATGAAACCTAAATCGAATGTTAGTTGGTGGATAAACTTAGGATAAACTTGCTAAGGTAATTTTTCTTAAaagccgatcacgagatgaattataaacataagcaCTCGAATGCTTAGGCTTGAACCCATTTTCATGCAACAATCATTAGATTATTTCTCTAATCTGACATCTGtctattacaataacaataaaaaactaataatataattgttaattagaattaaatatttctccAATATCTCCATCACGCCGAaagcgtattttttattttacgtatgaATTGATGGACGCAATATCTCACAATTAAGTGAAATTCGTTAACTATGTTGCCAATCTGTTAACTGACATGGGAATGTCTGTAATTCTGTATAATTGTCTAATGTAACTTTCTAGTGTATagatttaaacataaatgataTTCAAAGAATAGTAAAAACGTTTTGTTAACTGATGAAGAGTCCATATTAACAAAATCCACTATAAAATGTTGTAACATTTGATTTTAAAGGTTTAATTTTAACGTTAAATTTTTTGGTTTATATGTTGCAATTTACTATTCAGATAGTTTGTATGTCTGttgtttaaatactataatattttgattcaattacattttttcaaaattatatgaaCTTAACACCACCATTAGTTATAACTcgtatcatatatacatattatgtgtgattataatttaaaaaaaaaagttgcaaaGAAACTATAAATAATGTGAACAGCATTCAGAACTAGAAACTGTAACTAATATGGATAACAGGAAATAATAGAagtgacaaaaaataataagggcTTTTCACAATGGAATCCAAAAAAAACAACCTTCTAATAAGAACTCTATGACGAATTATGGGTTGTATTAAACTAGTTAGTTGtcttataaaatgattgtttcGCCTGTTTTCACTTACGAAAGCGAATGAAAGTGTGAATTGATTGTACATTATTGTGCTACAATTATAGGGTTCGTACTTCAAATTAGACGAACGACAAATTGGAGCCGGCttctaaattttatagaaatttagaAGCAATACATACATTGTTGTTATTTGTCAAGAATACCGCCAGGTATTTTGTAGAGCATGTATTTGTAGAGTCGAGATGGGTAGGTGATCCGAAAATGTAAATCTTaaccaaagtttttttttttatgaaatcgttaggcggacgagcaaatgggccacctgatggtaattggtcaccatcgcccatagacaatggcgctgtaagatatattaaccattccttacatcacctatgcgccaccgacctcgggaactaacatgttaagactcttgtgcctgtagttacactggctaacttactcttcaaaccggaacacaacaatagtgagtactgctgtttggcggtagaatatctgacctATCCAGAcgatcttgcacaaagccctagcacCAAGTAACAAAAGTGGGTCACCAAAGCAAGCATCACACTTTTGTTAAGCACCTTTTATAAGTCGTGTTCCAAGGAAAATATCGGTTCGGATTGTTTCTTAAAGCATTATCTAAAGGTAAAATAACGAACGTACGTCTGTTATATATGTCAAGAACATTTAACATGCTGATGGTGATCatcagatagaaaaaaaaacatatcctcAACAGCTAGAGTATACACATGAGATTAAAATGTTagatatgaattaatattagaattacgCATAGTTACGTCTTCATTGTGTCTTGTTTGAAAGAAGCACCAAAATCAAAAGTAGTCACATGGGGGTTACTCTAGgatattcatgtttttaatacatGCAGATGTGAGCTTTGTAACGGGCTTTACTAAGAGTCTTTATGAGCATTATAAATGAGTTCTGTAAACTAATGTAACTACCACAGACAATTACTAATCTGAAGCGGCATTTGGCGGGCCACGTCTGCTGTAAAGCTGATAATGGATGGGGTTAATGAAAGAGTTTTTTAGTGGAGTCACGTCTTGGTAAGGCGTGAGTGAGGAAAAATGGAAATATGAACAAACCGAGATGAGATTGATAATGATTACAGATATCAAATAAAGGATAAACTCTTACcactaatttatttagattgcgttatttttcaaattattttctattaaggtACTAAAACACATCATCATATTGACTTGTAACAATCACGTCGCTGTTTTAGCTGTCTttgtcattttcattttatagttGTATCAGTTTATCACAACCAAACCTCCATAGAAGAACCGCATTTGCCCGCCTGTGGTTTGTTTACTTATTCGAGTTTTGTAATATGCTGAGAATCAAAAACGATCATAGCAAAGGTAAAGCAAATGATATGGTTTGATACAATTAAATCGATTTCACCTATCACACTGAATATCGCGAGAGTGTGTTCAAGCTCGTTTTAATCTTAGCCTAGATTGAAGCTCTGACCGCTGCTATGCGATCCATGACCTATCAGTTTTCTATGGAGGTAAGTTACATGCGTCTCGTGTGACAAATATTTGTCCTAGTTCATTATTTTCACTTGACTACATAATTATCAATCCATGTCCACAACTGTGacaatagccgagatggcccagtggtataCCACGagcatctaaaccgatgatttcgggttcaaacccaggtaggcactactgaattttcatgtgcttaatttgtgttgataattcatctcgtgctcggctgtgaaggaaaacatcttgaggaaacctgcatttgtctaatttcaacgaaattctgtcacatgtgtattccacccgcattggagcagcgtggtggaatatgctccaaaaaccttcttctcaaatggagaggaggacttatcccagcagtgggaaatttacaggctgctaatgtccACAACTCATAATatgatgattatttaatttactttataaaactaatCCACTAAGAAAgagtttatgaatattaatgattttaaaaatagaacacgaATCGATGATGCTGACCAATACGAAATatgcgaaagtgagtttgttcgttacgctttcacgtctaaACGTTATCATAAAATTTAGCATCACGTTATAAGGGATACAGAAAAGGACAACGAGGGTTCCAAATACTCTCCACCACGGAGGCGAAGCTGCGGGAGGAAATTAGTAATCAAATAGCCTTTATTGTCAATTGAACAATCACCAGTTGGTACTTAAAACCCTATCTATCTTAAGATCCATCTGTAACAATTTGTAAATGTGttattgctgggctaaggccttcccTTATTTTCagaaaaaggtttggagcttaatcTACTTCGCTGATTCAAAActggttgatggatacacatgtaacagtatttcattgaaatttaatacgTGCGTTTCTCACGATGATCTTTTCTTTACATGAAAATTTAACGGcgtttgcctggatttgaatccgcaatcatcggttaagatgcacgcgttctagtcactggaccatctcagccaataagaataaaaaaggcAGCAggtaattctatttaattttaaggtatGTATTACAATGGCacgttttcataaaatattttcattttagaaatcaggtctaaattttaatatcaaattttatgcTTGAAATACAATGTAAtgctctttttttttctattttaatagctAACTGTATGTTTTGCTGTCGGTACGTGACGGACTGTTAAGTGTGACCTGAATTCAAAATGTGTGCCTACTTTTTATGGAAATTAGGTGTAATAGAGATCTCTTTTACTTTCAATATCATTACATTTAAGAGTGGGCTTATTctgagtatttatttaatatatttaatggtgATCACCAttctcataattttatttaagttatcacCATGGTTTctatttacttacaaaaataattaaaatacgtttttagGAATAACAGAGCAATTAAATAtcgtaaagatttatttaatttaaaatgaacaatttaattcaatcaatCGCAAAATAAATCATGAACATATGACGCTGTTCAGAGTACACGCAACACGCAGCGATggataaaactttttatctgTCTTTCATAGATGGAAACATCcactttcttattattttatgcaaaatgataaatgtattaaatatttcatagtaattaatgttcaataatttgtttgttatgtataaaaaagcCGGATATCTTACATTATTGAAGATTCAATGTCTCAATATAAATAggtacgttaaaaaaaatatatgtgaaatcaagcttttttttattattaccataaatcttgttaaataatacttaaatataaatatcccgtttgcgaaataaataaataaaatgtaaaaagcctAACAAAAGCCGGACACGCAATCTAAAGGCCTAACTATGGTAACcctatgtataatatatcgCTAAATTCtagttttctttgtttatcTTATATTCTTACATACATATCTAGAAAGAGATCGTTGATTATTTTGAACGCGCAAAGAGCACttctaagattaattttaacattaaaaattaaattgctaCCAGTACATTTTACGAGTTTCAGAGCAGGTTTTTTGCAAAACATTGTCATGCAATatggagataaaaaaaaaaataactatatctattattttgtaaaaaaaagaataattattataaactagaacTTGGATccgtttgttaattaatataaaattattattaaatgacttCATCACGACGTTTTCATTGACCGCaaatcacgagatgaattacagactcaaattaaacactttttCACTCTAATTGTGCCTATATTTAATTCCAATTCGCTTATactatattactttaattaaggACTATTAGtttcattatttactaattatatttattatttatgattaaaattaaaaccataaGAAAATCCGCTGACAAATGAAGGTAAAATATGTACTGTACTGTTTAATCTATGCCTATATATGTAAAGATGATCGGACGGTGAATCACTAAGAAGGCAGGAAGTTTTTTAAACTCAGGAATTGAATCCGTAACCTCATGTTTCATGTTATCAACAGTAGAGGTACTATgctctatataataatactagcgaTACCTATTTTTGAGGTTTCTCTGATAGTTAGTAGTCTAGTTCACGGGGGGTTGGGCTTTTTATCGAACCTGCAACTTTCACATCTCTAGGCGACTCGTAAACAACTATTAAGCTAACTAAATCCTACAATACACAAGCGATATTAACATGtaacttgataaataataataaataaatattggacaacatcacatacattactcttatcccaatgtaagtagctaaagcacttgtgttatggaaaatcagaagtaacgacggtcccacaaacacccagacccaagacaacatagaaaactaatgaactttttctacatcgactcggccgggaatcgaacctcggagtggcgtacccatgaaaaccggtgtacacactactcgaccagcAGTAGTATGCTCATTTAGATTAAGCTAACCGAACTTAATAATTTGCTAGTATTCAAAACCTCATAAGCAAACATACCGGAAACACATTTCCTAAAAGTATATTCTCTTAAAATATcgacaaaacaatatattactgCCTTACACCCAGTGCTAAGTAGCACGAAAACTTAACGCAGAGTGCTACTAAGTAGCGTACACCCTCATAAGCGTACTcttttcgtatatatttattgttaaattttactataatcagCTTAAATTAGTGTGATATTGTGGTACTATATAGGATGAGTACTCCCGACTATAGTATGAGTTCGCCATACTTCAAttctcattatataaaaaaagatatttctttatataataaaaagaaacataaataagtAATGATACTATAGATTTGTACAATAAATGGCTACAAActgatattttatacaatagttaTATCTATGGAAATTAATGTCCAAAAGAAATGGTCagaattgataataattactgTAATTAATAGTTTGTTGGAGTGATAACAATATACTGTATTGTGTTTAAAACATTCACTTTTATTATATCGAGAAAGTCAGGTTAACTCAATTTCGCGGTTAGGTTCAAAGAGCTTAATGATAAGCCGTGTCGTTTCCTGAACTAAACACGTATATTCTTAGTTAGAATTTAACTGATTTTAGTTCGTATATATCCTCATTTTCGTTTTCCTATATCATGAAAATGAACACAGATAACTCACAAACGAGTTATCTGTGTTCATTTTCTAGACTCAATTAGTAGATGccataattctatttttttttttaattatgagatGAGACCTTAatcaattgattaattaatttacgacAAGGGTCAATGACTTTTCTGATCGTTGTCTTTAACAAGAGAGGACCTTGATTGCCTTTAAAACCTTTGACTAGCATTGCGACTGCTTATTTTAGAACTAGATTTGATGTTTATatcataaactatattttttattaccatttGAAGGATGGTCGCCGTGTTTGTGCGAACACAcagaaagataaaatatatttaaaaaactctaTTAATAACGTTCATTgcttgacaattttatttatatcatttattcgccgttatcatatttatttattatgaaaaatggcTGAGAttgtgatattttgttttaaataattatatctgtaagttgtgtattatttaatattttcatagtcCTTAATTACTTTGCCTTTGActgaaataaagtaaaaaaaagttatctgtcatatatacatatattttttaatatattcaattttgttttgtaaattaaacgtcatttaatttattcaaaataagaatgTATCGTATTGTTAAAGGTTTGATATACTGTATTCAACTCACCGTAAATAAAAGATAACAGAAGGCTTCCGTTATTTGCATCTTAAGATTTTCACAatgtatactaaaattaaaaaaaaagaacacttcCTTTTTTAAACACGagaaacaaataacattaaatttaaatattatattttaatataaataataacattattgttaaGACGTTGAATCCACTCGAAAGTTCGTTAGATAGTGAGGTGCGTATTTCAGATAGCAGGAGGGCTGCCGAGTGTGACTGATGGCTGTAGAGTTGTTATTACCGCcttctttcatattatttttaatttatttctaacctttctaaaataaattagccTTTTTGTGCCTATAAGTATGTAGTTACATTAATCTATTGGTTTAGATAAACAGTTACTTTATGAAATGAAACTTCGTTGATGAGATGAGACCTTAAAATTTATGTCGAATTTGGCGAAAGTTAAACTAGAACACTTCTgctgtaatattaaatacgtgTACTGAGTAGAAgtcgtttgttttttctttttatttccattttttttgtattataaaatgttattacctATATCTTTTGGACGTGTTACGAAATAATTGgcttgtaatgtaaataatataatatgtgatgtGATAACTTTAAATtggatataaatttgaatttataagtaagtatatacattttaattgaaaattgtgatagaatttatattaccatttacaaaaatatattttttaatctttggtaaaataaatagtgtttatgaattatatatcagAAATGGAACATTATGAGGTCCTAAACAGCTGCCTAGAGATAATTTAAAGATGCGTAGGGGGTAATAACAGCTCGAATAAATACTTTTCACGGACTGCGTGCGCTCTCACATAATCTACATTCAACAAACAACAAAACTAACACTCACTGTACTATTATATagctataattaatttgtgCGTTAAATTCATCAAGAGTGTCATTTGTATCGTTAAGATCATCAACAGAATGGGTTATTAGGTAATTTCTTTGTGAGTTAAATGTGTGGAGATGGCTTAATTGAGTTAGATTACATTGTGTTATATGTGTACGTTCGTAATCCATGGTCCGCGAAACTCTGGTGTTTTGATCTCGTTCAAATGTACTGCAAAAAGACAAATACAAAATcttaaactgttttattataaattaatgttatagaaaaatatatttgtaagtagGGTTGGCACAAAAGACTACCAACTATTTTTCTTATGAAAGCCTACCTAGACTGGTACGGACCCACTCATCACACATTCTACCGACAAATAGCAATACA
Above is a window of Vanessa atalanta chromosome 19, ilVanAtal1.2, whole genome shotgun sequence DNA encoding:
- the LOC125071439 gene encoding uncharacterized protein LOC125071439, which produces MQITEAFCYLLFTITITSSCVNGEDGTHEVSDGKTERRLSKRDAAIFIDNFPIEPIYKHRPKVIYRRISKQRYKSPKPKYGPPHNRYRSKPRKPIKKYRGPVKPKYGPPSYKRRPTKLKYGPPKPNKFKTIYGPPKKSPQNSYFTQEPAGFGEPPTELMVDYQSVNQNFGEPPTDSYGSPLDSSIINPFVPENLPPPTGFSDTSSSDNLDNNFGQDFSSWHNFQSDQNFDNNVAYSKKTPSFAGPQTFDLTDEDFNLNSYSNIYKDSKDFADQDPFERKKRPLYKKEYFKIKTRRPKPTESDQEDEVLVGGRYAEPPARIVPKHRVSYSANFDDDDFVPFKGFIDPDIAISATMSPYVNYKHSNVAFSPQNLNDAFSIVN